From a region of the Triticum aestivum cultivar Chinese Spring chromosome 7D, IWGSC CS RefSeq v2.1, whole genome shotgun sequence genome:
- the LOC123167399 gene encoding 26.2 kDa heat shock protein, mitochondrial has protein sequence MASAVVCKGEGAAPASLLKSGAPVAFCPLRSPAVTAALRPYNTQAKEASRYDDDDDDYSGRDLVIPSFFSQDVLDPLGAPTSMARLLSLMEDVASQIGGLSSTAWAGTSRLARWVAKEDDDAVYLKVPMPGLTKEHVEVRAHKNILVIKGEGEKQPWDGDDDSAVPRYNRRIEMPAADAYKMDKIKAEMKNGVLWVTLLKVKEEERKDVFHVKVE, from the exons atggCCTCCGCCGTCGTTTGCAAGGGCGAGGGTGCCGCGCCGGCCAGCCTCCTCAAGTCCGGTGCTCCCGTGGCCTTCTGCCCGCTCCGCTCCCCCGCCGTCACCGCCGCCCTCCGCCCGTACAACACCCAGGCAAAGGAGGCCAGCCGctacgatgacgacgacgacgactacagCGGCCGCGACCTCGTCATCCCCAGCTTCTTCTCGCAGG ACGTGCTCGACCCGCTCGGCGCGCCGACCAGCATGGCCCGTCTGCTGTCTCTCATGGAGGACGTCGCATCTCAGATCGGCGGCCTCTCCTCCACTGCTTGGGCTGGGACGTCGCGGCTCGCACGCTGGGTGGCCAAGGAGGACGACGACGCGGTGTACCTCAAGGTGCCGATGCCGGGGCTGACCAAGGAGCACGTGGAGGTGCGCGCGCACAAGAACATCCTGGTGATCAAGGGCGAGGGCGAGAAGCAGCCCTGGGACGGCGACGACGACTCCGCGGTGCCGAGGTACAACCGCCGCATCGAGATGCCCGCTGCTGACGCGTACAAGATGGACAAGATCAAGGCCGAGATGAAGAATGGCGTGCTCTGGGTCACCCTGCTCAAGGTCAAGGAGGAGGAGCGCAAGGACGTCTTCCACGTCAAGGTCGAGTAG